Below is a genomic region from Persicimonas caeni.
CGATGCCTATGTGGACGAGCTTCGACAGAAGCTCCCCGGCGCGACGGCCATCTGGCAGGTCGGGCGGGTGGCAAACGTGCTGCCGGACGTCATGTCTGCGAAGGCCGACCGGGTGTTGCTCGACACCTTCGCCGCCGGAAAGCGCGGCGGCACGGGCGAGCGCTTCGACTGGTCGTTGCTCGCCGGTCTCGAGGGGCTCGAAGAGCGCGTGGTGCTCAGCGGCGGGCTCGGACCCGACAACGCGGGGAAGGCCGACCGGGTGGGGGCGCGAGCCCTCGACGTGAACTCCGGGGTCGAGCAGGCGCCCGGCATCAAAGATAGCGGACGATTGGAGCAGTTTTTTGCGGCCCTGCGCGGCCGAGGGAGAAGAACATGATTGGTGACGGAAGATTTGGTGAGTTCGGGGGCACATTTGCCCCCGAGATACTCGTGCCGGCGCTCGAGGAGCTCGAGGCGGCGTTCCTGGAGGCGATGGACGACGCCGAGTTCTTGGCGGAGCTCGACGATTTGTTGCGTGACTACGCGGGGCGCCAGACGCCGCTGTACCGGTGTCGGAACCTGGCGGCCGGGACGGGCGCGAAGATCTACTTGAAGCGCGAGGACCTCGTGCACGGCGGGGCGCACAAAACGAACCAGGTGCTCGGCCAGGCGCTGCTCGCCAAGCGGCTTGGAAAGACGCGGCTCATCGCCGAGACGGGTGCCGGCCAGCACGGCGTGGCCACGGCGATCGTCGGCGCGCTGTTCGACATGGAGACGGTCATTTACATGGGCGAGCTCGACGCGGAGCGCCAGTTGCCGAACGTGCAACGCATGGAGCTTCTGGGCGCGCGTGTCGAGACGGTCGACGCCGGAAGCCGCACGCTCAAAGACGCGATCAACGAGGCGATGCGCGACTGGGCGTCGTCTTACGAGACAACCCACTACATGCTCGGCACGGTGGCCGGTCCGCACCCGTTCCCGACGATGGTGCGCGAGTTTCAGCGTGTCATCGGGCGCGAGGCCAGGGCGCAAATCTTGGAGGCCGAGGGGAGGCTGCCCGACGTCGCCATCGCGTGCGTGGGCGGTGGCTCGAACGCGATCGGCCTGTTCTACGACCTGCTCGAGGACGACGTCGAGTTGGTTGGCGTCGAGCCGGCCGGCCAGGGGCTGCATGCACGGAAGCACGGCCTGACGTTGGGCCGAGGGCGCCCGGGGATCTTGCACGGCTCGCGCACGTTCGTGCTGCAGGACGAGCACGGCCAGATCGCCGAGTCGCACTCGCTTGCGGCGGGGCTCGACTACCCGGGCGTGGGCCCGGAGCACGCGCATCTGCAGGATATCGGGCGGGTGGATTACGTCGGGGCGACCGACGACGAGGTCGTCGAGGCGTTTCGCGCGTTGTCTGGGGCCGAAGGGATCATCCCGGCCATCGAATCGGCGCACGCCGTGG
It encodes:
- the trpB gene encoding tryptophan synthase subunit beta, with the protein product MIGDGRFGEFGGTFAPEILVPALEELEAAFLEAMDDAEFLAELDDLLRDYAGRQTPLYRCRNLAAGTGAKIYLKREDLVHGGAHKTNQVLGQALLAKRLGKTRLIAETGAGQHGVATAIVGALFDMETVIYMGELDAERQLPNVQRMELLGARVETVDAGSRTLKDAINEAMRDWASSYETTHYMLGTVAGPHPFPTMVREFQRVIGREARAQILEAEGRLPDVAIACVGGGSNAIGLFYDLLEDDVELVGVEPAGQGLHARKHGLTLGRGRPGILHGSRTFVLQDEHGQIAESHSLAAGLDYPGVGPEHAHLQDIGRVDYVGATDDEVVEAFRALSGAEGIIPAIESAHAVAHALKLARKEGGPEVILVNLSGRGDKDLGRIAGDDHQETV